TGTTCGTGAACTGTCCTTGAgtaaggaaaaaggagaagaacaATGCTGATGTGGCAAGTCGACAGGATGTTAAGAAGGAGGTGCTGAccacagaaagaggaaaagttgTGTTAGCAATAGTCACGTGCATATTTGTTTGTAACCAATCACTTGCTATTAAGGGCCGCGTGAATAGCAGCTGTGATCCAATAGCATGGAGCTTGCTTACGCATGCTTGGGGAATTAGGGTATAACTACGGGACTGACAATAGAATAAACGGAGTTCCATCATATCTCTGTGAGAAGTGTGGTTCATCCCGGCAGATCTCTGGCTATTTCTGGCGCCCAAATAGGGACAGTTCCTCAGAGGAAGATACGCTCACTGATCACTGAAAGAAGGCTGATGATGACGAGTGACGGAGATACTGCGGGCGGAGAGTGTCGACCGCGAGTCAAAGGATGTCGGTCAGGCCGGTAAGAAGGGTCACTACCTTCCCTCTGTGATACCCTGCTAGCATGGATTTAGAGTTTGCAGCAGCGCAAAAATTGCTCCTCAGTATCCTCGCTAAGTGAGGGGAGGAAGTCAGGGAAAAGGATCTGAACAAGCTTGTTTTATGGGCGCGGGAGCATGGACATTTGCAGGTACCCCCTCTCCCCTTCAATGCAGCTGAGTGGAGGGAAGTAGGGGATCACCTGTGGGACTGTACtatccagggaaaagggaaagaaatgacaaaCTTAGGGCCCACCTGGAGAACTGCTATAAATGCCTTGAAAAATATGCAAGCCGAATCAAAAGTAGCCGTCGCTGTGGTAGAGGCGATAGCAACGCCAGCTGGGATTGTCGCTCCTGCCCGAACTACGCAATGCGGAGGGCTGAGTGGACTGTTTAAAGGCCTGAGCGCAATAAAagggcagaaagcagagaaacacTTTGAGACTGTCAGTGAGCTCCTacaggagcaggagaaagagcTCTTGCAATCAGAGCCAAAAGAGGAAGTTACCGCCACAGCACCTCAAAGCAAACTGGAGGCAAAGGCAGAAGTTACAGTTGACCAAGCAATGGGCGGAGCAACGGGCGGTCCTTCTTGTCAACCGCGCCTCTACCCTGCTTGCCCACCGCCTCCACCTCCTCTGCTGGCTGGACCTCGCCCTGAACCACAGACCATTCCGCTGCCAGACAATGATGTCCCAATGCCAGAGGTGGTCAATGAACTTCCCCCGTCCCCAGGGCCTGGAGGGGATCAGCAGGCCTTGGGGAAATGGGCCCATCAGATTGAAGAGGCCATGCACTGGATGGAACATCGTCTTGATCGCGCTCTGTCCTTTATGGAGGAAAAGCTTAATTGGAAACAAGAACCTGAACCAGGCCCTATGGGCCCCCAAAGGGCATGGCCCAGACGGCCCTGCAACTACAAGAATGGGCTCAAGTCgagccctcccctcccctccacctCCTGACTTTGATAACGTACCACCTCCACCCTATGTCAAGGGCGTTCCCACTACCTCTCGATTGGGGCAGAGGTAGTCTGGAATTATAAAAGATGCTATCCTGGAGGGAGACTGGCAAGCGGCAGGGCAAATTGCATGCCCCATCATATTCCAGAATGGTGAACGACGATATGAGCAGCATTTTACAACAAGCCAAGAAGTCTGTAACAGATCATGGAATAAAATCTGAGGCTGCCTGCATGGCCTTAGATTGGATTTTTACAGCAGATACCAACTCTTCTATAGACAGCATTAACCTGGCAAGGCTCCTGTTGACACCCTCCCAGCTTCTTCACTGGGAACGAGAGTGGAAAAGACTAGCACAGATGGAGGCCAATCGTCCGCAACAGCAGAATGAACCTCTATACGGTATTAACCCAGACATGTTGACCGGGTCTGGAGTATATGGACATTTACAAGTGCAGCTTCAATACCCGTTGCCCGTACATCATCTGTCAGCGCAGCTTGCCCGCCAAGCCTTCAACGCAGTACCGGATTCCCGGCCTCAACCCAGCTTTGCCACCATGCGACAAGGCCATTCTGAAGGATACTCGCATTTCATCGAGAGGCTTTGGGAAGCTCTGGCCAGCCAATCGGATGTGACAGAAGACGCGAAGCAGAGTATGTTTAAGTTGTTGGCGTTTGAAGGAGCCAATCCAAACACAAAACGTGTCCTCGCCACCCTTCCAAGGGGCGTGGAAGTAAGTGATATGCTCGAGCTAGCCAATTGAGCAGTACAACAACAACAAGGACAAGTTATGGCCAGTATGGTAGCAGAGGCTGTAAAACCTGCTACGAAGCTCCTGGCCACCACAGTTACAAGGATGGGGGTTAAATCACAAGGAGAAGAGCCAGGAACTTTGCTTTCGCTGTGGCCGAAAAGGACATTTTCATCACATTTGCAAGGTGGCTGCATGGTGTGACCAATGCCAAAAGGATATCCATTCTACAACCGTATGCAAGAGGTCAAAACCCAGGAAATCCAGCGCGAGGCCTCACCACGCCCAGACACAAGTAGTCGGCCAGGCATCAGTGTCCAAGACCTTTCCCCCCCCACCACCAGGGGAAGCCTGGGAGTCGatttggcagcagcagtgaataTCACCTTAAAGGACAGCACTGTCCACAAAATTCCCCCGGGTGTTTTTGGCCCCGTGGTAGACAAGGACAGTTCATTTAGAGCATTGCTATTAGGGAGATCATCAACAGGACTTGCTGGACTAATAGTCCTACCAGGGGTCATTGATGCTGATTACACCAGAGAAATTATGATTTGTGCTTATACTTTGTTTCCCCCTCTTACCATTAAAGCGGGACAACGAATTGCTCAGCTCGTGTTTATAGACAAGCCTGCAGGAGAAGAAATTCATACTCGTCCTTATCGCAAAGACCGTGGCTTTGGGTCCACTGGGGAAACAGTGGTCAATCTCATACAGCAAATGAAAGCTCGGCCCATGGTCACTATTACCATGTTAAATGACACCGAGGCGCATCAAATTACTGCAATCATGGATACAGGCGCTGATGTTACGAGGTGGCCTCTGTGCCCTGCAACTGGCGTGGTACAAGGCGTAGGGGGAGGAACCACCCCCATGCGTAGTTTGCAAACGAGAAAAATAAAGTTGCCAGAAGGGCAAGAAGTTACTCTTTGCCCATATGTCATGACCCTTCCAGGGAACTTGGGAGGTCTCATCAGACGAGACATCCTCAGCCAGATAGGGGCCACATTAAATGTGCCAACACCTTTTTAGGTGCAGCCACTGCAGAACAGCTGCCTACCCCAAGAATTCCATGGAAAACTGATAAATTTGTATGGGTAGAGCAGTGGCCTTTAAATGAAGAGCAGCTCCAGATTGCTAAGCACCTGATACATGAACAATTGCAAGCAGGCCACATAAAGCCCTCCATCAGTCCATGGAATACACCCATCTTTGTAATTCCCAAAAAATCCGGAAGGTGCCGCCTTTTGCATGATCTACGAGCGGTAAATGAACAAATGTGGCCTATGGGCGCCCTCCAGCCTGGCATGCCATCTCCTACTATGTTGCCTCGAGACTGGGAAATTTTGGTTATTGATCTTAAGGACTGTTTTTTCACTGTTACCTTGCAATCCGAAGATACTGTGCACTTTGCTTTCACAGTGCCCTCTGTCAATAAAAGCGCCCCAACAGAAAGATATGAATGGATCGTCCTGCCTCAAGGCATGAAAAACTCTCCCACTATGTGTCAGTTATACGTGCATTGGGCGTTGGAACCAGTTCGAGAGCACTTTTCTGCCACCATCATCTACCATTACATGGACGATATTCTGTTTTGTCGGCAACATTTACTGATGAAGATGTTTCTTACATCACTCGATTGCTACAGAACAGAGATCTTGTAGTGGCACTAGAAAAAGTGCAACAATCAAGCCCCTGGAAGTATTTGGGATGGGTGCTTACCTCTAGCTCCGTACGCCCTCAAAAAGTGACTCTTGCCACTGATGTCACCAGCCTACACGATGCTCAGACTTTAATTGGTGACTTACAATGGGTCCGCAACATAACAGGGCTCCGGAATGATGAAATAGCTCCACTAATGCCCCTATTACACGGTACCTCTCCTCAATGCCCTGTCCAGCTTAGCGACAATCAGCgctgctgtttgcagcatcTTGGGAACAAGATAACAGGTGCCTTTGCTGATCACTGCTTCCCAGACGAACCCATAGGGGTGCTTGTATTTAACCAAGAGGCTTTCCCTTTTGCAATGCTCTGTCAATGGCCAGcctggcaaaaagaaaaggggggaaacGACCCTGTTGATAACACAATCTGTAGTCCCAGGCTGCAGcgacaacaacaacaaacacaaGCACCCGACAAAGCAACAACAAAGCGACTGAAAACTCCAGATGACAAATTTGCCCTATTGGAGGCACACGCCTCCAATGAGCATTTGGGCCAGAACAGCGGCAATTGCCCACTTGATTCAAAAAGCCAGGACTAGGACTCTTGAAATTGGTGCTATGGAACCTGCATTCATAGCTTTACCTCTGAAAGCAGAGTCAAAAGAAGGGATGTTACAACACTCTGAACCGCTACAAGTGGCATTACTGGCCTACCCCAGAGATGTTATTGATTGGTACCCAAAGGATGCACGACTCCAAATGTTAGGAAAACAACTGTGGCTTGAGACTGCAAAGGTGTCCAAGCGTCCTGTAGAGGGACGTACGGTATTTACTGATGCAGGCAAACAAAGTAGAAAAGCTGCCTGCACGTGGCTAGAGGGGACCACATGGAAGCATCACCTGCTGTATGGAACTGATCAGGACTCGTTACAGACACTTGAATTAGCTGCAGTAGCGTGGGCACTAATACAGTGGAGAACAGAACCATTGAATGTAGTATCCAATTCACTATACATGGTGGTGTAGTGATGAGAATCAAGGACGCTTTGATTAAACCACCCACCAACCCACGGCTTGGACAGTTGTTCTTTAAAGTGCTGCAAGCGATCCATGATCAGACTGAGCCATGCAGCATACTGCACATCAGAAGTCACCTCTCCAACCGAGGATTAGGCGAAGGCAATGCCCAAGCCGATGCCTTGGTTAGCTCGCTATTGAAGGCACCTCAGGACTCTTTTGCAGCAGCCCATAACAGTCATGCTATGTTCCACCAATCTGCAAAGGCCTTGCAAAGACAGTTCCGCATTACCAACACTGATGCACACGGGATTGTGAGGGCCTGCCCACAGTGCAGCCAGCACGGCTCAAGTTTAGGCCTCGGAGTGAACCCAAGAGGGCTGCAGGTGTGCAAACTGTGGCAGATGGATGTTACACATGTGCCTGAATTTGggcatttaaaatatgtgcatGTCACTGTAGACACCTTTTCTAAAATGATAATGGGCTACCGCACAGTCAGGAGAGAAGGCAATCCATGTGATTCGCCACCTAACTGTGTGTTTTGCCATTATGGGTGTACCAGACTCCTTAAACGCTGATAGTGGGCCAGCTTACGTGGGGGGTCAAGTGCAGAAGTTTTTACAACTATGAGGTGTTAAGCATAATACCAGCATTCCCCATGTGTCTACAGGACAGGCTATTGTAGAACGGGCCCATCAGACAATCAAGGAGTATTTAGCTAAACAGAAGGGTACTGAGCAAACGGATCCTGTAATTAGGCTGCAGCAAGTACTGTTCACTCTAAATTTTTTGAGTTTGGCAGGAGATGCTGTACAGCCCCCCATAGTCACACATAACAGCCATGTTAAGCTATAAGCTACCCCAGGGGTACAAATTTGTTATAAAGACCCACAGACAGGACAATGGGAGGGGCCAGCTCCATTGTTATTTAACGGTCGAGGTTATAGTTGTGTCTCTTCAGATACCGGACCAATATGGGTTCCTACCTGATGGACCAAGCCCGCTCCCAGTCCTGCTGTCAACACGAAAGGCTCCAGCGAGTGCGTGAGCCATTGAGCCAGGATGTGACACGTAAAGCAGATGTTCCCAACCTTTGGGAAGTGAATCTTTGCTTGGTGACTGACAACCTCACATCTGGACAACCACTCGGAGTCTGGGCGCAGTCGCCAAGTGTGCATGCTAATCGCCGCAGAAATTGTTTACGCTGTTATAATAGCTTGTGCTTGCGCTTgtgctgtgggggctgtggggaggagcTTACAAGGGGTAGTTGGAACATAGACGAGCGAGGTAGTTTATGCCGAGAATGTTATCGGGTGCCTGAGACAAGAAGTTTAAGGCAGTGTGTGTCCATCGTGCTCAGGatattttgttgtggttttgggtGCATACGGAAGGCTTTAGAGAAAGTTGTTAATCGGGCTTGGCttgtgcaaagagaaaaagagggaattgTAGAGGAATGGCTGGGTGAACAGGGACATGTATACGTGCACAACCCAAGCTATGTTCGTGAACTGTCCTTGAgtaaggaaaaaggagaagaacaATGCTGATGTGGCAAGTCGACAGAATGTTAAGAAGGAGGTGCTGACcgcagaaagaggaaaagttgTGTAGCAATAGTCACGTGCATATTTTTTGTAACCAAATCACTTGCTATTAAGGGTCGCGTGAATAGCAGCTGTGATCCAATAGCATGGAGCTTGCTTACGCATGCTTGGGGAATTAGGGTATAACTACGGGACTGACAATAGAATAAACGGAGTTCCATCATATCTCTGTGAGAAGTGTGGTTCATCCCGGCAGATCTCTGGCTATTTTACACTTTGACGTTCACGTAGgactaatttaaaattttgagaCTTGATTTTCAGTGACACACTTTGGTGTtcacataaatatatgtatatattagAAAACTATATGTGAAGGTACATACGTGTATGCTCCAGCATCTGCTGGCCTAGGGGAATTAATTATCACATCACAACATCCACCCTGAAAACATAACCAGCAGAACCCATCCTAGGTGTTCTACTTCAGAGTGATctgcagattattttaaaatcactttaaaagaGTTGCAGCAAACTAAATCATTGCTCAGGCCTAATGTCAAGCCTTCATATCCCATTTCAAAACATATGATGGCTCTAGAAATCTCATTTGTAGACGTTATCCATTATGTATCCTGGAGCTATATGTatgttcattaattttaatgcttttgaCAGAACTCGATCACAAAAAAGTCATGTAACACCACCAAAATAAAGTTTTGATAAAGTTTTACTGAGTGTAATCAAAAGATagtacaattttttaaaatatgcagtaGAAAGATGAAGACATAGAATGATACAGCAATATTGAAAAAGATTATGGGTTCCATCAGTATTAGTACTAAAATTGTTAAAATAACTTGGAACCTTATCCATGTTTGTAATACCTGATTTACTCTGATTACATGTAATTTCATTACATTATTCACATCAGTTCCCCTTGTATCTAGTTTTTGTAACTAGTAAAGGCTTATGCTTCTTTTACAAGCATCTCTATCTATGGATTAATTTGGTTGAGATTTCTTTAAACTAAGACCATAATTTTACCAGTTCCACAAGTAATTTATATGCATTTATCTCTTTTTTAGCATACATCAGTTTCAATGCATGTACAGATTTGTGCAGATCAGCAAGACTGCGGTCCCATATAATCACCATTGTTCTCTTTTGACAGCTgccattaaagaaaaaattggtTAGAGAACATTAGGTGTGGTAACATACATTATTTGACTCAGCCTCACACTGTTCATCTCTAGTTTTATTGCATCACTGCACAGCACTATCTGGCTGCATTTAATAAGGTTTACATTTAGTGGTAACTACACCCTccctgaaagagaagaaaattctcaAGGGTACTTTGCTGCACCAACTTTAACACTATTCTTGCCTTGATCCATTATAAATCATTACTAAACTTCACAGTGAtctattttccttcctcttctttagGAATTTGTTATTCATTAATTCTGTGTAGATCTGAAAAAACCCTGTTGTAATTCACAttcattttatgaaatgtgATGGGAATAAATAGGAGCAATTTGGTATCACAGGAAGGCAAATCCAAACTGTTTGATGGAGAAATACTATAAGAATGTCACCAATGTATAGGCACTTTTCCAAAGAGAGTGCAAAGCTGTGATATTCCTCTATGGCACTCTGAACGTTCAATGAAATCCTGAGTTTGTATCAAGCAGACCAGATTATGAGCAGCAATTACATTAGGGTAAttgcttgaaaaacaaaataaaattattctctcTTGAAAGGGTTCAGTTGTCTTTGTAACTACTATCAAAGCATCATTAATTGCATATTAGATTTTTTAATACTTGTAACGTAGCTCTCTTAACAAAACTGAAGGTCCACGCGACCTGCTCCATTAAGTAAATTATATCTCGTTTTTGTTTAATTGTGTTATTGAGATCAGATTCTTGAAACATGCAGCATAGTGACAGAAGAGGGATAGAATTGTCTGCATTTCAAATTCTTACAGAAATAATTGGAGGAAGTTTATCAGGGTTTcttaaaaaagtttttaagcTGCACTTTATCAAAAAGCTTCACTGGACAGCAAGTCATTCCAGACacctgaaagaaaaagccaggCCACAACCagcactgttttatttctctcttctttttggctttaaatattttcagtgtgattCAGTTTGTAAAGTATAACCCCACGTTGCTGCTTTATCAGCAGT
This genomic interval from Corvus cornix cornix isolate S_Up_H32 chromosome 11, ASM73873v5, whole genome shotgun sequence contains the following:
- the LOC104687386 gene encoding uncharacterized protein LOC104687386, encoding MMTSDGDTAGGECRPRVKGCRSGRYRTNMGSYLMDQARSQSCCQHERLQRVREPLSQDVTRKADVPNLWEVNLCLVTDNLTSGQPLGVWAQSPSVHANRRRNCLRCYNSLCLRLCCGGCGEELTRGSWNIDERGSLCRECYRVPETRSLRQCVSIVLRIFCCGFGCIRKALEKVVNRAWLVQREKEGIVEEWLGEQGHVYVHNPSYVRELSLSKEKGEEQC